The Humulus lupulus chromosome 3, drHumLupu1.1, whole genome shotgun sequence genome window below encodes:
- the LOC133824366 gene encoding mulatexin-like, whose product MKCLSNLIIIFSLAILCLGIVYADERADHTCGPSLGNPPCNEGRCCSIHNYCGGGSGYCSGGNCRYMCWFAALTGGLPRHNAVTKIISKSLYSKMFKHRIDCQSQGFYSYEAFITATESFPGFATTGDVSTRKRELSAFFGQTSQVTTGYDSSDPHAWGYCNINATAHTTTGKDYCTSSQWPCAAGKKYISRGPIQLTHNYNYGLAGKALGVDLINNPDLVATDPVVSFKTALWFWMTKHDSKPSCHDILINANSQVSSYLVIDNIINGKSQVDQSGLEKNSRVSTSVGYYKRYCDMLKVSYGKLI is encoded by the exons atgaagTGCTTGAGCAACCTTATCATCATATTTTCTTTGGCTATATTATGCCTTGGAATCGTTTATGCAGACGAAAGAGCTGATCACACATGTGGTCCTAGTCTGGGCAATCCTCCATGTAATGAAGGAAGGTGTTGCAGTATCCATAACTATTGCGGTGGCGGATCTGGTTACTGCAGCGGCGGAAACTGCCGATACATGTGTTGGTTTGCTGCACTAACTGGTGGTCTCCCTCGTCATAATGCTGTAACCAAAATTATCAGCAAATCACTTTACAGCAAAATGTTTAAGCATAGAATTGATTGCCAAAGCCAGGGATTCTATAGTTACGAGGCTTTCATCACAGCTACTGAATCCTTTCCTGGTTTTGCTACTACTGGAGATGTTTCAACTCGTAAGAGGGAGCTCTCTGCTTTCTTTGGTCAAACATCTCAAGTAACAACTG GTTACGATTCTAGTGATCCACATGCATGGGGATATTGTAATATCAATGCGACTGCTCACACTACGACTGGCAAAGATTACTGCACCTCCTCTCAGTGGCCTTGTGCTGCAGGCAAAAAGTATATTAGCAGAGGACCTATCCAACTAACTCA CAACTACAACTACGGGCTTGCTGGTAAGGCTCTTGGGGTAGATTTGATAAACAATCCTGATTTGGTGGCCACAGACCCAGTAGTTTCATTCAAGACAGCCTTGTGGTTTTGGATGACTAAGCATGACAGTAAGCCTTCCTGCCATGATATTTTGATCAATGCTAATAGTCAAGTCTCAAGCTACCTCGTGATTGACAATATAATCAATGGCAAGTCTCAAGTGGACCAAAGTGGACTCGAAAAAAATAGTAGAGTTTCTACTAGTGTTGGGTACTATAAGAGGTACTGTGACATGTTAAAAGTGAGTTATGGAAAGCTAATATAA